TTTGGCTGGGTGATCGATGGGTTCCACGTCGGGACTGCGCTTTCGACAAACGGGCAGAGTCATGGACGGCCGAGCAGCCAGGGGCGAGACGGGGTTGGCGTGGTACATGGCCCAGTTCTGAGCGTGTCTCGAAACAGGGGGCGAGTATGTCGTCACGGCGGCGGGAGCGAATGCTGCATCGGCAGATGGTAGCATGACCGTCGAGGTGGGCGAGACGAGGGGAGAGTGGAAGCTCCTGGCAGAGGGAGAGACGGCCAAGGGGGATGCTGGAACTCGGAGCGCCTGCTCGTAGTAGTCGCGGAAGCACGCCAACTTGGTCAACCAATCCTCCCACTCGTCCTTGGAGGCAAGGAGGTTGTATCGCATGTTGCTCAGAAACTCGACTTCCATGACGTGAATCTCGCCGACGCTGAAGCACGACACCTCGGCCCACGTCTTGTTGGTGTAGGTGTTGTCGTCGAGGACTGCAGGAGAGGCACATTGTTAGCTGTTTGCTTTGCTTACTTGCGTCATGTCCCCCTGCAAGGACAGATGGAGACatggagaaagagggaaacCATACATTTGTTACCGAGCATGAGGGCCACCGTGAGCAATCGATACTCGCTGCCCTCTCGGCCCTTGATCTGCGGTGTCGACAGCTTGAGTCTGTAGATGAAGAGCAGCGCGAGCAGAATCACGTTCTGTGTAACCTGGGTGGTCGACAGCACGTTGTAGACCCATTTGCGGAACTGCTCGTTTGGCTTGGCTAGCTGGGCCAGGCGAGTGGTGAGCATGTTTGGCCGTGATCGAATCGTCTCTGCTTTCTTGAGGTGGTCAATGGATTCAAACCAAAAGAGGCACGTCATCTGGGGGAAGATCAAGTTAGCTATCAAAGCccaaaagaagatggccaaaCAACGAAAAAAACAGTAGAGCTCAGGAAGTTGCTTGGAATTGCTGGTTTCGACGAACCTGGGCTGCAAAATCTGCcaagctgccgccgttggagcTGATGCATCTCGGGATCTGGAGACTGTGGTAGATCAACGTCTCAGGGCTCCTCCTCGATGATATGGCATCCTTGGCGGAAACCGACGAAGCTGGCGTCGCCGATTTGGTAGAGCGATCCGAGGGAGTGCCGTGAAGAGTCGCAGTGCGTGACTGCGAGGTGGAACTCTGGGCGGTTTGGCTCTGCTGGGTGGGATATCGGTAGTACTGCGCAGCGGCATTCCTGGCATCGTGGGAGGCAACGGCTGCTGAAGTCGAGGTCCTGGGGTGGGCAATTGACGAGGCGTAGGATCGCAGAGCGTGGCTGTCGTATGCAGCCGGCGCCTGCTGGTACGTGGTGCTCATCTCGTCGACTGGAGGCGTCCTCAAGCCCAGGTGAAGTCGGTGGTGAGGACGatgctgatgttgatgctgaggatgaggatgatgctggagatggcggtGCGCAACGTCGTGGTAGGAGAGCAGCTTGGACAGGTGAGGCAGTCGTCGAGAGTCGAAGGAGCTTGACGGTGACAAGggcagctggacaagatgCGACGTCGAGGGCGCGGCCTTGACAGACATGGGGGAAGCACCTATGACGAGGTGAAAGGGCTTTTTGAAGGTGGTGAGATTTTGCTGGCGGGCAGTGAACAAGCGTCACTGCGTTTGTTTACAGGCGGGGGAAAAGGaatggctgaggagaagagaaaaggaa
This genomic interval from Trichoderma breve strain T069 chromosome 7 map unlocalized scaffold00008, whole genome shotgun sequence contains the following:
- a CDS encoding cyclin domain-containing protein translates to MSVKAAPSTSHLVQLPLSPSSSFDSRRLPHLSKLLSYHDVAHRHLQHHPHPQHQHQHRPHHRLHLGLRTPPVDEMSTTYQQAPAAYDSHALRSYASSIAHPRTSTSAAVASHDARNAAAQYYRYPTQQSQTAQSSTSQSRTATLHGTPSDRSTKSATPASLQIPRCISSNGGSLADFAAQMTCLFWFESIDHLKKAETIRSRPNMLTTRLAQLAKPNEQFRKWVYNVLSTTQVTQNIKGREGSEYRLLTVALMLGNKFLDDNTYTNKTWAEVSCFSVGEIHVMEVEFLSNMRYNLLASKDEWEDWLTKLACFRDYYEQALRVPASPLAVSPSARSFHSPLVSPTSTVMLPSADAAFAPAAVTTYSPPVSRHAQNWAMYHANPVSPLAARPSMTLPVCRKRSPDVEPIDHPAKRIMRRAPMSGAPWPKAAPESGRLPPVAFPTAAPTVSTTTTTSPLAAGYTSPSATQGAAASYTPATGYTPQSPYANQNMVSLPPLQTGMRAMSSVYQPYQSSAAPLPVQYEAYHPPTLPASTTSVSATGFPSTAPQNHPPIAYTTPSKHQHTPVSLASAYTSSPMAEPLFGAASGMHTPIALTPISHSPSVYLQQRASPYKPIRHVNRLLYPPPSASLDQYHLAVPVPPTHMHYQPLGRRNDLRTGVVPEFIVYNRGQQSLSQHAPQVPYAP